ACCGGCGGCAACCTCGGCTCGCCCGAGTGCCTGGTTCTGGTCAAACGAAACGGCCAGACCAGCATCCTGCGCTACATCCCGCTCAAGCATCAACTGGAACTGGTGCACAGCGGCGCCGCGCGCGAAGAGCCGGCGGTTGCCGATTCCATCCACGTTGTCTGCATCGGCAACCGGGAAAAAACCACGCGCAAGTACCATGAGTTCGGCGAGAACCTGGCGTGTATCGACGCCGGCGTGGCGCTCGCCTTTTTCAAGAATGCCGCCGAAGTGCGCGGCCTTGCCGTGACGCTGGACGAAAACGGGCCCATCGAACCGGTCCTCGATGAAGTGCTTTCGCTGCGGACGGAATACTACCGCGTGATGTGGACCAGCCAGGTGAGCGATGCGGGGCTGGGTCCTCGCCTGGGTGGAACCTGTCTCGGCGCGCGCCGCAAGCTGGAACAGCGCGTCGCCGCGCGCAAGGCTTGCCGCCTTTACGATGCCAGCAACGTGCAGATGAAAATGGTAGTGAGCCTGCTGCGCGAGGCCACGCCGGCTCTGTCGCCGGGCTTGCGCGAGCAGGCGCTGGCGCAGCTGACCGTCGTGATACGCGCCAGGTCGGGGCAGCGCTATCACCTGCATGCGCTCACCGCCGGCGCCGCGCCATCGCTGCTGCGCCTGCCCTTGGCCGACGCGCATCATGACACCTGCCTGTTCATGCAAACCCGCCTGGCAGAGGCGCCGGTTCAGCTATTCTTCCTCACCCCGCTGCACCGCATCCTGGAGCGTCACGGCCCTGAGGGTCACGACGCCAGCCTGTCGGTGGCCGGAGAGTGGGTGGCCCGCCTTTGGTTAAGGCTGGCGGAAAACGGCCTGGCGGGCTGTCCTTGCGGCGCCGTGGTAGAAGACGATTTGCTGGCGCAACTGCCGCCGCAGTTTGCCCGGCATTTCAATCTGTTTGCATTTGTCTTTGGCCGGGAAAGCGCGACGTGAGCACCTGGGTCTGCCTCGCGTCGAGCTGCAGGTGGCTCAGGCTCCCCGACGGCGCGATCGCGGTGCGCCTGCGCGATGGCCGCCGCTTCGAGTGCGGCAGGGGCGCCACGCCGATGCTTGACGCGCTGGCGGGCGGGATTCTCGAGCAGGACCTGGAGCAGAACTACCTGTGCGAGCCGCATTGCAATGCGCTGTGGCTGACCTTGAGCGAGCTGCGTCTGATCGAACAGCGCAGTTTGCCGCGCCGCGAACCGGTACCGATCGCGGCGATCACCGCCGCGGCCGCGCCGCCTAACCGTGGCGCCGCGCGCAGCTGGCTTTGCCTGCTCCTGGTTTGCCAGATGGTGAACCTGTGGGCGGCATCGGCGGGCCTGGGCGCCCGGCTTGGGGAAGCAGGCGCCAGGGAAAACCTGCTGGGCGCCGGCATCGGGCCGGTGTGGATACTGCTCGCCTTGCTGGCGTTCGCCTTGCATGCATGCCTTCACGAGCTGAGTCACGCAGGCATGGCGGTAGCTGCCGGCGTGAAAGGGCGCATCGTCTTCTTTCGCGATGGCTTCTGGCGGCCGCGCTTCGAGGCCGGGCCGCAGCCGGGCCTCGAACGTGCGTGCGCCGTCGCCGCCATCCTTGCCGGCGGCCCTCTGCTCGATATGAGCGTCATGGGCGCGGCGCTGGCGCTCATTCTGTCGGGCGCTATTCCGGCCGCTCCGCTGGCCGCCGCCTGGTGCGTCGCCGGCATCCTGGCGACCCTGAACATGGCGCCGGTTCGCCGCACGGACGGAAACCAGCTGCTGGCGCTGGCCGCGCTGACGCCATTTCAACGCCACGGATACGTCATCGCCAGCACTGCCGCCGGCCTCGGTCTTGTCATGACGAGCGGGCGGCTGGCCGGACATTACCTGGCGGCGGGATTCTAGCTGCAATTTTTTTATAAAGGAAACAAGTTTGCATAAAATGCATGCAACTTGATCTATATTACATCCGTGATGTCTTTGGTAGCAATCGCCAAAAACGCGCTCCCGGTATTCTGATCTTCGCCGCCAGCGCTTTGGACAGTCCGGCGCAACCACGCGTCATTGCTATCACTTGGAGACCAATCATGCACATTTACACCGTTAACACAGCCAATCAGTCGGAATTCGACATCGTCCTCAGTGCCCCTGGCGATGCCGCCGACCTGCGGCTGGAAACCTTGAACGCCGAAGTATTCAACTGTTTCGGCACCTTCGGTTGCCTTGGTACCTTCGGCTGCGCCACCGGCAGCCTCGGGTCGGCCGGTTCCGCCGGCTGCTTCGGATCTGCCGGTGGCTGAAGCTCCACGCAATAACGGGGCTTCGGTTCTGTCTGAAGGGACGGGTGCTTCAGACAGAACTCCAGCCGGACGTCCACCAAAAACCTCACCATAGGATGGATTCATGCAATCGAACCGCAAGATGGCGATCATCTCCACCATTGTCGGCGCCGCCTGCTCGGTTGTCGGCATCGTTGCCGGCTTTTACATCGGCGTGCTCAAACCCCTGATCGCCACTGGTGCGTGGAAGCGCATCGGCATCGACAAATTTGTCATCAGCGCGCTCCTGATCGTCCTGGTCGGGGTCGGCATAGGCCGGCTCGCCCAGCGCGCGCTTCGTCAACGCAAGCACTCCGACCATGAACAAGACGCGTGGTGACGCGTCGCTGCGACACCCGCACTCGACTGGAGCGGCCATGACCAGCAACCTCGCTCCGTGGAACGTCTTGCTCGATCCACAGGGAACCTTCAGTGCACTGGAACAGAAGCCGCGCTGGCTGTTCAGCCTCAGCCTGCTCGTGCTGTCGAACCTGGCCATCTGGATCTACTACTATCAGGTGGTGGACTTCGACTGGCTGCAAAACTTCCTGGTCAGTAGTAACCCCGATATCAGGACCGGCAACGAGCGCGCGCAAGCCCTGCATTTTCTGCAAAGGGGGAATTTGGTACGCATGGCCTGCCTCGGTGTACTCATCGGCATTCCGCTGATGTGCCTGATATCCGCGACCTACTACAGCCTGGTGGGCAAACTGATGGGCATCGATGAGCGCTTCCCGGCATGGTACGGCTTCGTGGTATCGACCGCCTTCCCGGGGATCTTGTCGGTCCCGGTCATGCTGGGCGCTGTGCTGATGAGCGACGGCCGCATTTCACCGGAACAGATGAATCTCCTGTCGATCAATTCCCTGTTTTTCGACGGGAATGCGGAAGCGCCGTTCAAGGGGCTGATGGATGCCCTGAACCTGACGACGCTGTGGAGCGTCGCCCTGGCCGGATACGGGCTGCGACAGTGGAGCGGGCGTTCCTGGTGGCTGTGCCTGTTCGTCGCCCTGCTTCCCATGGCGATGATATACGGCGCTTGGCTGGCGGCCAGCATGGCTTGAACCGGCGCCGGTCGGGCTGATGTGGTTTGTTGATGTGACCGATCAGATCAGCCCGATTAATCCGCTACCATCGACGCACGAATTCGAATGCGATCTCTCGCGAGGAGAACCATGCGGCGCAAACTCATTGCGGCAACCCTGATCGGCGCTGTGCTTGCTGCTCCCCTTGCATTCAAGTTCAGTCGCGGCAAATCAGGGCGCGCGGCGGAACTGATGACGGTGAAGAACCTGGAAATCCGTCCGTCGATCCTGGCCACCGGCAACCTCGTGTTTCACCAGGAGGTGCAGCTCTCGCCCGAAGTGATCGGCAAGATCGCCGAGGTCAACGTCAGGGAAGGCGACAAGGTTACCAAGGGCCAGCTGCTGATGCGGCTCGACTCCACCGGTTATCTGACCGAGGTCGCGCAGCAGGAGGCAAGCTGCCGCAACGCCGCCATTGCGATCGAGCGGGCCGAGATCAACCTCGCCAACCAGCGGCGCAACCTCGAGCGCGCGCAACGCCTGTACAAGGACAAGTTCATCGACGTATCGCGGTTCGACGGCGCCGCCCATCAAGTCGCGCTTGCCAAGGTCGAGCTGCGTGTCAGCCGCGAAACGCGCGAGCAGGCCAGCGCGATGCTGTCGCGGGCCAGGGAGCAGCTGGCCAAGACCGAGGTGCGCGCGCCCATCAACGGCACCGTCACCGTCGTCTCGATCAAGGTCGGCGAGACGGCGGTCGCCAGCGCGACCGGCATCGCCGGCTCGTCGCTGATGACGATTGCCGACGTCGGCTCCATGATGGCCGAGGTGAACGTGGACGAGGCCGATATCGCCCGCGTCGGCATGGGGCAGACGGCCCGGGTTTATCCCGCCGCCTTCTCCGGCCAGCCGGTGGCGGGCAAGGTGGTCAGCGTGGCGATGGCGCCCAGGGCGGCGGCGCCGGGTGCGCCGGCCAGCCAAGGGCACAGCTACGTCGTCAAGCTGCAGCTGGACGACCCGGGACTGGCGCTGCGCTCGGGCATGACCTGCCGCGTGGAGATCGTCGTCGGGGCCATCGCGCCCAAGCCCGCCGTCCCGATCCAGGCCCTCCTGAGCGAAGCGGTCCGCGACGGCAAGGAACGCATCAAAAATGTCAGCTACGTGTTCGCGGTCGCGGACGGCAGGGCGACAAAGAAGGTGGTCGAACTGGGCGTGTCGGACGATATCAACCAGGAAGTCGTCACCGGCCTGCGCGCCGGTGAAATTATCGCCGTGGGACCAGCGCGCGTGCTGCGCGACCTGCACGAAGGCGATCGTGTCAGCGCACAAAGAGCCGACGTGGCGCTCGCTTCCGGGCGCCGGCCGTGATCCGCTTTCAGGCAGTCGCCAGGCACTACGCGATGGGCGACCAGACGGTCCATGCGCTGAGGGAGATCGACCTGCTGGTCGAACGCAACGAGCTGATCGCCATTACCGGCGCCTCCGGTTCCGGGAAATCGACGCTGATGAACATCATCGGCTGCCTCGACAGGCCGAGCGCGGGCCAATACTGGCTCAACGGCCGCGACGTGGCCGCCATCCACGGCGACGGACTGGCGCAAATCCGCAACCGCGAGATCGGCTTCATCTTCCAGAGCTTTCATTTGCTGACCCGCGCCAGCGCATTGGACAACGTGGCGCAACCGCTGGTGTACCGCGGCGTGCCGCCGCGGGCGCGCGCCGCCATGGCGCGGGAGGCGCTCGAGCGCGTCGGTCTCGGCGAGCGCCTGCACCATCGGCCCAACGAGCTGTCCGGCGGGCAGCGCCAGCGCGTGGCGATCGCCCGCGCGCTGGTAGGAAAGCCGTCGATTCTGCTCGCTGACGAACCGACCGGCAATCTCGATTCGGCCACCAGTTGCGACATCCTTTCCCTCATCCATGAAGTGCATCGGCAGGGACAGACGGTCGTCATGGTGACCCACGAGCCGGGCATCGCCGCGCAGTGCCAGCGCACGGTATGCCTGCGCGACGGCGTGCTCCTGTCGGACACCCGCCGCCCGCCGGAGAGCTAGCATGGTGCTGTTGATCGAAAGCCTGCGCTCGGCCCTGGCGTCGATTCGCGCCCACCGGGTGCGCAGTTTCCTCACCTCGCTCGGGATCATCATCGCGGTCGCCTCGGTCATTGCGGTGACCTCGCTGATCCAGGGCCTGTCGCAAAGCGTGAGCGCGCAGCTCGAAGGTCTGGGCGGCAATGGCGTGACCGTCCGGGCGCGCAACGAGTTCAAGGACGTCATGCGCGGCAAGTTGAACTATCTGCGCTTCGACGACGTGGACCAGTTGCGCCTGCGCGTCGATGACATCCGCGAACTCGGCCCGGTCTTCTCGCCCGCCCCTTCCGAGGTGCGCCATGCGGGCGTTTCGACGACGGCCCAGGTGTTCGCCACCACCGCCAGCTATCAGGACGTGAACCTGCGCTACCCGGCCGCGGGTCGATTCATCAGCGAGTCCGATAATAACAGCGCGCGCCGGGTCGCCGTGATCGGCCCCAAGCTCATTGAAGAGCTGCACCTGCCCGACTACCCGGTCGGTCAATTTCTTCTCTACGCGAACGAATGGTTCCGGATTGTCGGCGTCATGGAAAAGCGCGGCGAAATCTTTGGAATGTCGCAGGACAATTATTTGATCATCCCGTTCAAGACGGGCCGCAGCATCATCGGCAACAATACCCGTCCGCAGCTGGCGATCACGCTGGCCGTGCGCGACCTTGCGCGGCTGGACCAGACCCGGCGCCAGATCGCCGGCGTCATGCGCCAGGTGCATCATCTGCAGGCCGGCGACGAGGACGATTTCGTGATCGAATCGGCCGACCAGATCGCCAGGACGTTCGACAAGCTGAGCAATACAGTCACCTTCGTCATGGGCGGCGTGGTGGGCATCGCGCTGCTGGTCGGCGGGATCGGCATCATGAATATCATGCTGGTGTCGGTCAAGGAACGCACCCGTGAAATCGGCATTTGCAAGGCCATCGGCGCGCGCAGCGGCGACATCCTTCTGCAGTTCCTGATCGAAGCGGTCGCGCTTGCCGTGCTCGGAGGTGTGCTGGGACTGGCGCTGGGCTGCGCGCTGGCGTTTGCCGTCGCCAGCGTGATTCCCGATTTCCCGCCGCCGTTCGTTCCGTTGTGGGCTGTTTTGCTGGCGATGCTATTTTCGGGCACCGTCGGCGTCGTGTTCGGCGTCGTGCCCGCAAGCCAGGCCGCCCGGCTCGATCCGATCGACGCGCTACGCTACGAATGAACGGCGCGGCGCGGCTGGCGCACGTTTGCAACGCAAGCGCCAGGCCAGCCCCGCCCCGCCCGCTGTATAATTGATGCACCATGAGCACCAACCTGTCCCCGATCGAGTCCCAGTTCGCCACGGTTGAAGAGGCCGAAGCGTACGACATCTGGCTGCGCGCGAAAGTCCAGGCGTCGCTAGACGACCAGCGTCCATCGACTTCGCACAATCAGGTAATTGAAAAGCTGTTGAAGATCATCGAAGCCAAGCGCAATGCCAATGCTTCCGATCCTCTGGCGTCCTGAAGCTGAAAACGATCTCGCGGCCATCCTCGAATTTATCGCGGAGCGCAATCTGCAATCCGCCCTCGACCTGCTCGAAGACATACGGGGTGTTGTTTCCCAACTACCGCACCATCCATACCTGTATCGCCTGGGGCGAGTCCCTGGAACGCGCGAACTCGTTGCCCATCCCAATTACATCGTCGTGTATCGCGTCACCGCGACTGCAATTGAAATAGCCGCAGTAGTACATGCCCGCCAGCAGTACCCCTGATCTTGAACGCTGCATCCCCGCAAGCCGCTGGAGAACGCGCCGATGAATTTCCCTGACGTATAATCCTTGCCTTCCCGGCACGCATTGCTCTGTCGCCGGCGCGACCACCCTGACCTATGCTACCTAGCGACCTTCCGTTCATCGACCACTCTCCATTCCCGCACACCCTGGCGGACCTCGTCGCCCGTTTCGACTGGTCCTCGACATCGCTGGGCGACATGGCCAGCTGGCCGCAAAGCCAGCGTGCGATCGTGGCGTTCGCGCTGCGCTCTCCGCTGGGAATCGCGATCATGTTCGGCGCGGACGGCGTGATGATCTATAACGACGCCTACGCGGCAATCGCCGGCGACAGGCATCCGCGCATGCTAGGCATGAAGGTGACGGACGTGTGGCCCGAAGCGGCCGAATTCAACGCGCACGTCGTCGCTACCGGCCTGGCCGGCAAGACGTTCTCGTACGCGGACCAGGAGTTCGCGCTGACCCGCAACGGCAGCACGCAGCAGGCCTGGTTCAACCTCGATTACTCGCCGGTCTTCGGCGACGACGGCACGCCGATCGGCGTAATCGGCATCGTCGCGGAAACCACGTCGAAAGTGCGCGCCGAGCGCTACCTCGCTGGCGAAACCGCGCGCATGAAGTCGATGTTCGCGCAGGCGCCCGGCTTCATGACCCTGCTCACCGGCCCGCAGCACATTTTCACGCTGGCCAATGAAGCCTACTTCGAACTGATCGGCCACCGCGACATCATCGGCCAGACGGTTGCCGAGGGCTTGCCCGAGGCGGCCGCTCAAGGCTTCGTCGGACTGCTCGACGACCTGTACCGCTCCGGCGAGACATTCAGCGGCAATGCAATCCTGTTCAAGGCCGAGGCGACCGATACATCGCCGGCGCGCGAACGCTATCTCGACTTCGTCTATCAGCCGGTACGCAACGACAACAACGAAATCTTCGGCATCTTCGTGCAGGGCTCGGACGTCACCGACCGCGTGCTGGCCGAACTGGCCGCGCGCGAGAGCGACAACACCTTCCGCACTTTGGCGCAGGCCTTGCCGAACCAGGTGTGGGCCTCCGCCGCCGACGGGGTGCTCGACTGGTTCAACGAGCGCGTGTATGCCTACTCCGGCGCGACTCCGGGCGATCTCGATCACGGCGGCTGGGCTTCGATGGTCCACGAAGAAGACATCGGCGCCGCCGCACAGGCCTGGGAAGCGGCGAACAAGTCGGGCGACGGCTACGAAATGGAGTTCCGCCTCAGGCGCGCCGACGGCGCCTACCGCTGGCACATCGCGCGCGCCCTGCCGATCAAGGACGAACACGGCGCAGTGCAGCGCTGGGTCGGCACCAATACCGACATCGAAGACCAGAAGCTGGCGGCCAAGGTCATGTCGAACATGAACGCGATCCTCGCGCTCGAGGTCAGCCGGCGCACCGCCGAGCGCGATCGCATGTGGCTGTTGTCGAGCGACCTGATGCTCGTGGCCGACTTGGACGCGAACATCACCGCTGTCAATCCGGCCTTCACCACCCTGCTCGGCTGGCGCGAGTCGGAGGTGGTGGGCACCTCATTCATCGACCTGGTTCACCCGGACGATGTGCAGGCCACGCTGGCCGAAGTGGCGACGCTGGGCGAAGGCAAGAACACCTTCAAGTTCGAGAACCGCTATCGCCACCATGACGGCAGCTACCGCATCCTGGCGTGGTCCGCTTCGCCCGACGAAGGCTTCATCCACGCGGTCGGGCGCGACGTGACCAGCGAACGCGAAGCGGCTGAAGCGATGCGGCGCACCGAGCACGCGCTGCAGCAGTCGCAGAAGATGGAGACCATCGGCAAGCTGACCGGCGGCGTGGCGCACGACTTCAACAATCTGCTGCAGGTCATTTCCGGCAACCTGCAGCTGCTGCTGTCGGATGTCGAGAGCAATCCGCGCGCCTTGCGCCGTGTCGAAAACGCGATCGGCGGCGTCATGCGCGGCGCCAAGCTGGCCAGCCAGCTGCTCGCCTTCGGCCGGCGCCAGGCGCTCGAGCCACGGGTGGTCAAGATCAGCCGCTACGTGGCCGGCATGGACGACATGCTGCACCGGACCATCGGCGAGGAAATCGAACTCGAGACGGTCATCTCGGCCGGCTTGTGGAACGTGCTGGCCGATACCGCGCAAGTGGAAAACGCCGTGCTGAACCTGTGCATCAACGCGCGCGACGCCATGGGCGGCGTGGGCCGCCTGACGATCGAGGTCTGCAACGCCACCCTCGACGATGCCTACGCGAGCAACCATGTCGATGTCGTTCCCGGCCAATACGTGATGATCGCCGTGAGCGATACCGGCAGCGGCATGACGCCCGAAGTGCTGCAGCAGGCGTGCGAGCCATTCTTCTCCACCAAGCCGGAGGGCAAGGGCACCGGCCTTGGCCTGTCGATGGTGTACGGCTTCGTCAAGCAGTCGGGCGGCCATATCAAGATTTACAGTGAAGTCGGCAGCGGCACCTCGGTGAAACTTTACCTGCCCCGCTCGCACGAGGCGGAAGACGCGACCGCGCTGGCGACCGTGCGGCCGATCACCGGCGGCAGCGAGACCATCCTGGTCGCCGAGGATGACGACGATGTGCGCGAGACCGTGGTCGAACTGCTCGGCGAGATGGGCTACCGCGTGCTGAAGGCGAATGACGCCGCCAGTGCGCTGGCGATCATCTCGAGCGGCATGCCGATCGACCTGCTGTTCACCGATGTGGTGATGCCCGGCCCCCTGCGCAGCCCGGAGCTGGCGCGCAAGGCGCGCGAACTGCTGCCGCAGCTGGCGGTGCTGTTCACCTCGGGCTACACCGAAAACGCGATCGTGCATGGCGGCCGGCTCGACGCCGGCGTCGAACTGCTCGGCAAGCCTTACACGCGCGCGGCGCTGGCGCAGAAGATTCGCCATGTGCTGGCCAACCAGAAGCAGCGCGTGGAAGCGGAGACGGCGGCGCGCGCGCTCGACGCCGCAGCGCCGAGAACACCGGCGGGATCGGCGCTGAAGATCGTGCTGGTCGAAGACGACGAAGCGCTGCGCACCATCACCACCGAAATCCTGGAACACTTCGGCCATTCGGTTTCGCAGGCGGGGGATGCGGAGAGCGCGCTCGCGCTGCCGGCACTGCGTTCGGCCGATGTGCTAATCACCGACCTTACGCTGCCGGGGATGTCGGGCGAAGCGCTGGCGCAGCGCGCCAGGTCGCTGGCGCCGGATCTGGGGATCGTATTGGCTTCCGGGCGATCGAGCGAAAGCGACGTGAAGAATGCGGTGCACCTGCTCAAACCCTTCGACATGGATGCGCTGAGCGTCGCGCTGCAAAAAGTGCTGCTGCGTTAAATCCGGGGCGCCGATCAAGATGGGGTCAGGTCCGCGGGACCAGACCCCGGCTTCGTGCCGCGGCGCCAGTTCTTCGGGGTGTGGTCCTGCGGGGCGACGGGGACGCCGGGTCCCTACTTTTTACACCAGCAGCGCGGCGCTCATCGACTGCACTTCGTCGGCCGATTCTTTCAGAATGCTGTCAAGGGTGCCCTGGTCCATCACGAAGTCGAGCGCACTCTCCTCGTGCGGCGTCGCCGTCGCCGGTGCGCGCAGCGCCAGCGGCGACGCTACCGGCGCAAGCTGGTTCGCCAGCAGCAAGGTGTCAAGCAAGGTACTCGGAGGCATGTTCAGCAGGCCGGTGCGCAGCCCCTTGATCGCGTCCATCACCGGTTCGGGGATGGCCAGCTTGCGCATCACTTCGCGGCTGACGACCTCCTCGCACAACTCGATCCAGTTTTCGGGATCGGCATCGAGCAGGCCGGGAAATTCGTCCGCGCGCGAGAGCAGGTAGAAGCCGCCGACTTCATGGACGATGGCAGCGAACAGCGCAGTGTCGGGGTTGATGAAGGTGACGCGGCGCGCCAGCACTTGCGAGAGCGCGGCGACGTGCGCCGTGTGTTCCCACAACTGCTCCGCCTTGGCGCGCAATTCCGGGTCGACGATGCGCGCGCCGAACTGGCGGACCACCAGGCTGGCGACCAGCGTCTGCAAGCTGCGGTAACCGATCCGCATGACCGCGGCGCGCACGTTGGTGACGGTCGCCTCGCCATTGCGGTTGAAGGCCGCCGAATTGGCCAGCGCCACGGTGCGCGCGGCCAGCTGCGGCTCGCCGAGCACCAGCTTGATCGCGTCCTCGATATGACAGTCGGGATCGTCCAGCGCGAGCTGCAGGCGCAAGGCCGCATTCACGCTGGTCGGGAAGATGATTTCGCCGCGCTCGGCCTGGGCGGCGATGAGTCCAAAGGTTTCGAGTCTGTTCACCCGAAAAATTATACTAGGGTCTGACCTGGCGAGGTCCATTTAAAGCCGTCGTACCTGCGAAGGCAGGTACCCATGCTGAATTTGCAAACGAGTTGAAGCGCGCTCAGTATGGGTACCTGCCTACGC
This window of the Massilia sp. R2A-15 genome carries:
- a CDS encoding ABC transporter permease gives rise to the protein MVLLIESLRSALASIRAHRVRSFLTSLGIIIAVASVIAVTSLIQGLSQSVSAQLEGLGGNGVTVRARNEFKDVMRGKLNYLRFDDVDQLRLRVDDIRELGPVFSPAPSEVRHAGVSTTAQVFATTASYQDVNLRYPAAGRFISESDNNSARRVAVIGPKLIEELHLPDYPVGQFLLYANEWFRIVGVMEKRGEIFGMSQDNYLIIPFKTGRSIIGNNTRPQLAITLAVRDLARLDQTRRQIAGVMRQVHHLQAGDEDDFVIESADQIARTFDKLSNTVTFVMGGVVGIALLVGGIGIMNIMLVSVKERTREIGICKAIGARSGDILLQFLIEAVALAVLGGVLGLALGCALAFAVASVIPDFPPPFVPLWAVLLAMLFSGTVGVVFGVVPASQAARLDPIDALRYE
- a CDS encoding type II toxin-antitoxin system RelE/ParE family toxin; its protein translation is MLPILWRPEAENDLAAILEFIAERNLQSALDLLEDIRGVVSQLPHHPYLYRLGRVPGTRELVAHPNYIVVYRVTATAIEIAAVVHARQQYP
- a CDS encoding HDOD domain-containing protein, producing the protein MNRLETFGLIAAQAERGEIIFPTSVNAALRLQLALDDPDCHIEDAIKLVLGEPQLAARTVALANSAAFNRNGEATVTNVRAAVMRIGYRSLQTLVASLVVRQFGARIVDPELRAKAEQLWEHTAHVAALSQVLARRVTFINPDTALFAAIVHEVGGFYLLSRADEFPGLLDADPENWIELCEEVVSREVMRKLAIPEPVMDAIKGLRTGLLNMPPSTLLDTLLLANQLAPVASPLALRAPATATPHEESALDFVMDQGTLDSILKESADEVQSMSAALLV
- a CDS encoding ABC transporter ATP-binding protein — encoded protein: MIRFQAVARHYAMGDQTVHALREIDLLVERNELIAITGASGSGKSTLMNIIGCLDRPSAGQYWLNGRDVAAIHGDGLAQIRNREIGFIFQSFHLLTRASALDNVAQPLVYRGVPPRARAAMAREALERVGLGERLHHRPNELSGGQRQRVAIARALVGKPSILLADEPTGNLDSATSCDILSLIHEVHRQGQTVVMVTHEPGIAAQCQRTVCLRDGVLLSDTRRPPES
- a CDS encoding YIP1 family protein, whose product is MTSNLAPWNVLLDPQGTFSALEQKPRWLFSLSLLVLSNLAIWIYYYQVVDFDWLQNFLVSSNPDIRTGNERAQALHFLQRGNLVRMACLGVLIGIPLMCLISATYYSLVGKLMGIDERFPAWYGFVVSTAFPGILSVPVMLGAVLMSDGRISPEQMNLLSINSLFFDGNAEAPFKGLMDALNLTTLWSVALAGYGLRQWSGRSWWLCLFVALLPMAMIYGAWLAASMA
- a CDS encoding PAS domain S-box protein; this encodes MLPSDLPFIDHSPFPHTLADLVARFDWSSTSLGDMASWPQSQRAIVAFALRSPLGIAIMFGADGVMIYNDAYAAIAGDRHPRMLGMKVTDVWPEAAEFNAHVVATGLAGKTFSYADQEFALTRNGSTQQAWFNLDYSPVFGDDGTPIGVIGIVAETTSKVRAERYLAGETARMKSMFAQAPGFMTLLTGPQHIFTLANEAYFELIGHRDIIGQTVAEGLPEAAAQGFVGLLDDLYRSGETFSGNAILFKAEATDTSPARERYLDFVYQPVRNDNNEIFGIFVQGSDVTDRVLAELAARESDNTFRTLAQALPNQVWASAADGVLDWFNERVYAYSGATPGDLDHGGWASMVHEEDIGAAAQAWEAANKSGDGYEMEFRLRRADGAYRWHIARALPIKDEHGAVQRWVGTNTDIEDQKLAAKVMSNMNAILALEVSRRTAERDRMWLLSSDLMLVADLDANITAVNPAFTTLLGWRESEVVGTSFIDLVHPDDVQATLAEVATLGEGKNTFKFENRYRHHDGSYRILAWSASPDEGFIHAVGRDVTSEREAAEAMRRTEHALQQSQKMETIGKLTGGVAHDFNNLLQVISGNLQLLLSDVESNPRALRRVENAIGGVMRGAKLASQLLAFGRRQALEPRVVKISRYVAGMDDMLHRTIGEEIELETVISAGLWNVLADTAQVENAVLNLCINARDAMGGVGRLTIEVCNATLDDAYASNHVDVVPGQYVMIAVSDTGSGMTPEVLQQACEPFFSTKPEGKGTGLGLSMVYGFVKQSGGHIKIYSEVGSGTSVKLYLPRSHEAEDATALATVRPITGGSETILVAEDDDDVRETVVELLGEMGYRVLKANDAASALAIISSGMPIDLLFTDVVMPGPLRSPELARKARELLPQLAVLFTSGYTENAIVHGGRLDAGVELLGKPYTRAALAQKIRHVLANQKQRVEAETAARALDAAAPRTPAGSALKIVLVEDDEALRTITTEILEHFGHSVSQAGDAESALALPALRSADVLITDLTLPGMSGEALAQRARSLAPDLGIVLASGRSSESDVKNAVHLLKPFDMDALSVALQKVLLR
- a CDS encoding efflux RND transporter periplasmic adaptor subunit — its product is MRRKLIAATLIGAVLAAPLAFKFSRGKSGRAAELMTVKNLEIRPSILATGNLVFHQEVQLSPEVIGKIAEVNVREGDKVTKGQLLMRLDSTGYLTEVAQQEASCRNAAIAIERAEINLANQRRNLERAQRLYKDKFIDVSRFDGAAHQVALAKVELRVSRETREQASAMLSRAREQLAKTEVRAPINGTVTVVSIKVGETAVASATGIAGSSLMTIADVGSMMAEVNVDEADIARVGMGQTARVYPAAFSGQPVAGKVVSVAMAPRAAAPGAPASQGHSYVVKLQLDDPGLALRSGMTCRVEIVVGAIAPKPAVPIQALLSEAVRDGKERIKNVSYVFAVADGRATKKVVELGVSDDINQEVVTGLRAGEIIAVGPARVLRDLHEGDRVSAQRADVALASGRRP
- a CDS encoding nitroreductase family protein, translating into MIGIREDADQSADIDVLLERGQIVLPVRFHGAVLDIGPVLATQGGSHYEDYRHSLGGATPAAPEANRRLLADLAVQMLLLLNARTVPLQLNHNLLRFSMAKGQPRTERLPLLRGQPLLATLGAECRDRLTRQARIAVPSLNRVGTKTHEGHYAPENLAVAKELPVAIGQAALHGGTAAAGIRTAVLLEVLECAFGYRSTQKDIASRLCPTGGNLGSPECLVLVKRNGQTSILRYIPLKHQLELVHSGAAREEPAVADSIHVVCIGNREKTTRKYHEFGENLACIDAGVALAFFKNAAEVRGLAVTLDENGPIEPVLDEVLSLRTEYYRVMWTSQVSDAGLGPRLGGTCLGARRKLEQRVAARKACRLYDASNVQMKMVVSLLREATPALSPGLREQALAQLTVVIRARSGQRYHLHALTAGAAPSLLRLPLADAHHDTCLFMQTRLAEAPVQLFFLTPLHRILERHGPEGHDASLSVAGEWVARLWLRLAENGLAGCPCGAVVEDDLLAQLPPQFARHFNLFAFVFGRESAT
- a CDS encoding stability determinant, whose translation is MSTNLSPIESQFATVEEAEAYDIWLRAKVQASLDDQRPSTSHNQVIEKLLKIIEAKRNANASDPLAS